A part of Dreissena polymorpha isolate Duluth1 chromosome 13, UMN_Dpol_1.0, whole genome shotgun sequence genomic DNA contains:
- the LOC127854603 gene encoding uncharacterized protein LOC127854603, whose translation MALERFWNLESIGIHAAEKDETAIEYLQNYQNNFISFSDGKYCAKLPWKQEHPSLPSNYGVTKRRTEVTIKRLSEDPFILQKYAQIIEEQERRGFIEKVAEDSQPSQQVHYIPHHGVKKDSLTTPIRLVYDCSCRQARESPSLNDCLESTPPILNDLTAILLRFRTHQYAIVTDIEKAFLNVRLHENDRDSTRFF comes from the coding sequence ATGGCGCTTGAACGGTTCTGGAATTTAGAGAGTATTGGAATACACGCAGCCGAGAAAGATGAAACAGCCATTGAATATCTTCAAAATTACCAAAACAACTTCATATCGTTTTCCGATGGCAAGTACTGTGCAAAATTACCATGGAAACAGGAACACCCATCGTTACCAAGCAACTACGGTGTCACGAAGCGAAGGACTGAAGTCACTATCAAGCGTCTTAGTGAAGACCCCTTCATCTTACAGAAGTACGCACAGATTATAGAAGAGCAGGAGAGACGAGGCTTTATTGAGAAGGTCGCAGAAGATTCCCAACCGTCCCAGCAAGTCCATTATATACCCCACCATGGCGTCAAGAAAGATTCCCTCACTACACCCATCCGATTGGTGTACGACTGCAGCTGTCGACAAGCACGTGAATCCCCGAGCCTAAACGACTGCCTTGAATCTACCCCACCTATCCTCAATGACTTGACAGCTATACTCCTGAGATTTCGAACACACCAGTACGCCATAGTCACAGATATAGAGAAAGCGTTTTTGAACGTGAGATTACACGAAAACGACCGAGATTCGACGAGATTTTTCTAG
- the LOC127854604 gene encoding uncharacterized protein LOC127854604 → MEALTYVREARDLMTTAGFNLRAWMPNSPRLRELAEAEGCLDNDTITKVLVTGLDFTGALNVKEKSGSESKAYVCLFTCACTRTVLLEVVPNLSEESFLNAFRRFSSRKSLPTTMISDNATTYMAAASHLKKLFQSPSLQETLRNQGTEWRFIPKRAPWYGGWWESLIGLTKTSMKKTLGRAYVSLESLQTIVTEIEATMNDRPITHVSTSIADPEPLTPTHLLYGRRVTTLPYPDNSDDSTMIPTLDHSQINKRAKLQAHIISQFQKRWKFEYLTGLREYHRATGNNIQSIRVGDVVQIQDDSPRIRWKLAVVEELLTGNDGLTRAAKIRTCN, encoded by the exons ATGGAAGCATTAACCTACGTCCGGGAAGCACGCGATTTGATGACTACTGCCGGATTTAACCTGCGGGCATGGATGCCAAATAGTCCCCGTCTTAGAGAACTCGCGGAAGCAGAAGGTTGCCTAGACAACGACACAATCACCAAAGTCCTGG TGACTGGTTTAGATTTCACTGGGGCCCTTAACGTTAAGGAAAAATCCGGAAGTGAATCCAAGGCTTACGTCTGTTTGTTCACGTGCGCTTGTACACGCACTGTACTTCTTGAAGTGGTTCCGAACCTGTCGGAAGAATCTTTCCTCAACGCATTCCGAAGGTTTTCCAGCCGGAAATCGTTACCAACAACAATGATTTCGGACAATGCGACTACGTATATGGCAGCAGCTTCTCATCTAAAGAAATTGTTCCAGTCCCCCTCCCTACAAGAAACGCTACGTAACCAGGGCACAGAATGGAGATTTATACCGAAACGAGCACCGTGGTATGGCGGATGGTGGGAGAGTCTGATTGGCTTAACCAAAACTTCCATGAAGAAGACACTTGGACGTGCTTACGTTAGTCTTGAATCACTTCAAACTATCGTAACGGAAATTGAGGCTACGATGAATGATAGACCAATAACCCATGTATCGACCAGCATTGCCGATCCAGAGCCCCTGACCCCGACGCATCTTTTATACGGCCGGAGGGTGACGACCCTTCCATATCCCGACAATTCTGACGATTCTACGATGATTCCAACCCTAGACCATTCCCAGATCAACAAAAGAGCTAAGTTACAAGCTCACATCATAAGTCAGTTCCAAAAGAGGTGGAAGTTCGAGTACCTGACGGGTCTTCGTGAATATCATAGGGCGACCGGCAACAACATACAGAGCATTCGAGTAGGCGACGTGGTTCAAATCCAAGATGACTCCCCTAGGATACGTTGGAAACTCGCAGTTGTTGAAGAGTTGCTTACCGGAAATGACGGGTTAACACGTGCGGCCAAAATACGCACGTGTAATTGA